Proteins encoded within one genomic window of Candidatus Pseudothioglobus singularis PS1:
- a CDS encoding DUF1295 domain-containing protein, whose product MIKDYGAIALCILTAYVIAIAASVEGVIFYGLPVILFCAVVSFVTHWIIAVPSLITSSEKYFDFTGMIATLLVVSASIFALLSSGEEASIRAVVVATFVSVWTLRLGIFLYKRIVKAGEDRRFRDIKKSLPKFLMTWTLSALWVFLTTVNAITIIALNPLEPVGVFFVLGTVLWLLGFGFEVVADRQKKHFSEQPENIDRFISHGLWSVSRHPNYFGEIILWTGIAIISLPFLSSWQFVSLVSPLFVFLLLTKISGLPFLEEKAEKKWGKDKAYVEYKNKTPILIPFFGKRH is encoded by the coding sequence ATGATTAAAGATTATGGCGCCATTGCCTTATGCATTTTAACGGCGTATGTTATTGCTATAGCGGCTTCAGTTGAGGGGGTAATTTTTTATGGGCTTCCTGTAATTCTTTTTTGCGCTGTTGTAAGTTTTGTGACGCATTGGATTATTGCGGTGCCTTCATTAATTACAAGTTCAGAAAAATATTTTGACTTTACGGGAATGATTGCAACGCTTCTTGTTGTTTCAGCCTCAATATTTGCGCTCTTGAGTTCTGGAGAAGAAGCCTCAATTCGTGCGGTGGTCGTTGCTACTTTTGTGTCTGTATGGACATTAAGGCTGGGAATATTTCTTTATAAAAGAATAGTGAAAGCTGGAGAAGACAGAAGGTTTAGAGATATTAAAAAGTCACTTCCAAAATTTTTAATGACCTGGACTTTGTCAGCCCTGTGGGTCTTCTTAACTACTGTAAATGCTATTACTATAATCGCACTGAACCCACTTGAGCCAGTTGGCGTATTTTTTGTTCTGGGAACAGTGCTTTGGCTTTTAGGCTTTGGCTTTGAAGTGGTTGCTGACAGACAAAAAAAGCACTTCAGTGAACAGCCTGAAAATATAGATAGGTTTATCAGTCATGGCCTTTGGTCTGTTTCTAGACACCCAAACTATTTTGGAGAAATTATCTTGTGGACAGGCATTGCAATCATCTCGTTGCCATTTCTATCAAGTTGGCAGTTTGTGAGCCTTGTCTCCCCTCTATTTGTGTTCCTCCTTTTGACAAAAATAAGTGGACTTCCTTTTTTAGAAGAGAAGGCTGAAAAAAAATGGGGAAAAGACAAAGCCTATGTCGAATACAAAAATAAAACACCAATACTAATTCCTTTTTTTGGAAAAAGACACTAA
- a CDS encoding SOUL family heme-binding protein codes for MALETPQYEVTSKHDGFEVRCYSEMIIATTSVRSDYRGSTSSGFRRIANYIFGGNDKEMKIAMTAPVIADCPSEGLEAYNISFVMPREHSLTDLPKSNTENVSIQKETLGEIAVYAFGGWATESRSKSYQKKFATLLQQNNIETCGGFMVAQFNAPYVISMFRKNELMVRIKR; via the coding sequence ATGGCTCTTGAAACTCCACAATACGAAGTAACCTCTAAACATGATGGGTTTGAAGTCCGCTGTTACAGTGAAATGATAATTGCCACGACATCAGTTCGCTCAGATTACAGAGGCTCTACATCGTCTGGTTTTAGAAGAATAGCTAATTATATTTTTGGCGGCAACGATAAGGAAATGAAAATTGCAATGACAGCTCCTGTAATTGCTGACTGTCCTTCAGAGGGGTTAGAGGCCTATAATATTTCTTTTGTTATGCCCAGAGAGCACTCATTAACAGATCTTCCTAAGTCCAACACAGAAAATGTTTCAATTCAAAAAGAAACTTTGGGCGAGATTGCAGTATATGCTTTTGGGGGTTGGGCGACAGAGTCTAGAAGCAAGAGCTATCAAAAAAAATTTGCAACGCTTCTCCAGCAGAACAACATTGAAACATGCGGTGGCTTTATGGTTGCCCAGTTTAATGCCCCTTATGTAATTTCCATGTTTCGCAAAAACGAGCTAATGGTAAGAATTAAGAGATAA
- a CDS encoding Fur family transcriptional regulator has translation MISKTQLISRCLESGRSATPQRMSIIDELGSASKNLSAYELRDLLNDKGYSFNISTIYRVLDFWIDIGVVHKMDSSNTYLVCNDSHTHHFHVLLHCTSCKSVQESCQLSEQLSLPNSNKFAVNDSQAVEINGVCNKCQ, from the coding sequence ATGATTAGCAAAACCCAGTTAATATCTAGATGCTTAGAGTCGGGAAGAAGTGCTACGCCTCAAAGAATGTCAATAATTGACGAGCTAGGCTCTGCAAGTAAAAATCTATCTGCGTATGAGCTTCGAGACTTGCTAAATGATAAAGGCTATTCATTTAACATTAGTACAATTTATAGAGTCTTAGACTTTTGGATTGATATCGGGGTTGTGCATAAAATGGATTCAAGCAATACTTATCTCGTTTGTAATGATAGTCACACTCACCATTTCCATGTGTTACTTCACTGCACCAGCTGCAAATCCGTACAAGAGTCTTGTCAGCTCTCAGAACAGCTCTCATTGCCTAATAGCAACAAGTTTGCAGTTAATGATTCTCAGGCTGTTGAGATTAATGGTGTCTGCAATAAATGCCAATAA
- a CDS encoding DUF3299 domain-containing protein, whose translation MIKKIIITALLFFSISSYAVVVTDEQLTTIEDNWLSLEPADAYDFIPEDLTYETYSSPEFQAKLEAAGTKLKESLEGVDIVLAGFMVPVEYVGTYVSKFLLVPEAGQCIHVPPPPLNQTILVDVSSEPTKFRDLYMPIIVYGRISVGSQSFDIADSGYTVSDAMVDTLYFSEDDEEYIYNLEDAHD comes from the coding sequence ATGATAAAAAAAATAATAATTACCGCTTTACTTTTTTTCTCAATAAGCTCTTATGCCGTAGTTGTAACTGATGAGCAACTGACTACTATAGAAGACAACTGGTTGAGCCTTGAGCCAGCAGATGCTTATGATTTTATTCCTGAAGACTTAACCTATGAAACATATAGCAGCCCTGAATTTCAAGCCAAATTAGAAGCGGCTGGGACAAAGCTTAAAGAATCTTTAGAGGGAGTGGATATTGTCCTTGCTGGCTTCATGGTCCCAGTTGAATATGTTGGGACTTATGTCAGCAAGTTTTTACTTGTTCCAGAGGCTGGTCAATGTATTCACGTACCCCCGCCGCCCTTAAACCAAACAATTCTCGTAGATGTTTCAAGTGAGCCAACAAAATTTCGTGATTTATACATGCCAATAATCGTTTATGGGAGAATATCTGTAGGATCACAAAGCTTTGATATTGCTGATAGTGGATATACTGTTAGCGATGCAATGGTTGATACCTTGTATTTTAGTGAAGACGACGAGGAATATATCTATAACCTTGAGGATGCTCATGATTAG
- a CDS encoding ABC transporter permease, whose translation MLSLLLKSMRSRIIPTSLVTISLMASMVLLLSIERIQQGTEEGFNQSISGVDAIIGPRSSSLELVLYTVFHLGRPTNNITTKTINEVKLRSDISWLVPIALGDSHRGFRVVATQPNYFEHIKYGNSQSLTFMNGVAFSELSEAVLGSDVAERLNYKVGSEIQVTHGSVESIGSKHDDFSFTVTGVLNKTGTPIDQAIFLDLKGYELLHLGWMSGKKIFSLDDIDLSSLPADALEPKTVTAAFVGLKSKITLFNFSKSIREYPKEAISAVIPGIALSELWSIVRLVDKGFQLLSWIIITISLIAMVTLIIASLDNRKQEMTIYRANGASPKFLAIMVICESLVIGLIAIIGAIILVTIVTYFAAAQLNLALGVSPSFRWISIDEIKVFSFILLAGALSSLIPAIMVFRKNLHQTLS comes from the coding sequence ATGCTTAGTCTTTTACTTAAATCTATGCGCTCAAGAATTATTCCAACATCGCTTGTAACGATATCCTTGATGGCTTCAATGGTTCTGCTTTTAAGCATAGAACGAATTCAACAAGGCACAGAAGAGGGCTTTAATCAAAGCATTTCAGGAGTTGATGCAATTATTGGGCCTAGGTCTAGCTCACTTGAATTAGTTTTATATACTGTTTTTCATCTTGGCCGGCCAACAAACAACATCACAACAAAGACTATCAATGAAGTCAAGCTTAGAAGTGATATAAGCTGGCTAGTTCCAATTGCATTAGGAGATAGCCATAGGGGGTTTAGGGTTGTGGCAACTCAACCAAATTACTTTGAGCACATTAAATACGGAAATAGCCAATCATTGACTTTTATGAATGGAGTGGCATTTTCTGAATTATCAGAGGCAGTCTTAGGATCTGATGTTGCTGAAAGACTTAATTATAAAGTTGGCTCGGAAATTCAAGTCACCCATGGCTCAGTTGAGTCAATAGGTAGCAAGCATGATGACTTTTCATTCACAGTTACTGGGGTTCTTAACAAAACAGGAACTCCAATTGATCAAGCTATTTTTTTAGATCTTAAAGGCTATGAGCTGCTTCACCTTGGATGGATGAGTGGGAAAAAAATATTCAGCCTTGATGATATTGACTTGTCTTCTCTTCCAGCTGATGCTTTAGAACCAAAAACTGTTACAGCTGCATTTGTGGGCCTCAAGTCAAAGATAACTTTATTTAACTTCAGCAAGAGTATTAGAGAATATCCAAAAGAGGCGATATCTGCTGTAATACCTGGAATAGCATTGTCAGAGCTTTGGTCAATTGTTAGACTAGTTGATAAAGGATTTCAGCTTTTAAGTTGGATTATTATTACAATCAGTCTCATTGCAATGGTCACTTTAATTATTGCTAGTTTAGATAACCGTAAACAGGAAATGACAATTTATAGAGCCAATGGGGCATCACCAAAATTTTTAGCCATAATGGTAATATGTGAGTCTCTTGTAATTGGGCTGATAGCAATTATTGGTGCAATTATTCTTGTAACAATTGTCACTTATTTTGCAGCCGCCCAGTTAAACCTGGCTTTGGGCGTTTCACCTTCTTTTAGGTGGATTAGCATAGATGAAATTAAAGTTTTTAGCTTTATTTTATTAGCTGGAGCCTTAAGCAGCTTGATTCCAGCAATCATGGTTTTTAGAAAAAATTTACATCAAACATTAAGCTAA
- a CDS encoding ATP-binding cassette domain-containing protein, which yields MLETLGLEYHYQQGKKIVFPDIGLKRGQRLLISGFSGCGKTTLLSLIAGALKLQAGDIKFDGINYSTMSSLLLDQFRADHIGYIFQTLNLIPFLSVSENIALGVRFSQSRKSKVSNLNQEVVRLVSSLGLEREALKIPVSRLSVGQQQRVAAARALIGKPDLILADEPTSALDSDTTKKFLNEVMETFDSNKQAIIMVSHDASIAPYFDTVIDFNKHYA from the coding sequence ATGCTAGAAACGCTAGGTCTGGAATACCATTATCAACAAGGTAAAAAAATTGTATTTCCAGACATAGGGCTTAAAAGGGGACAGCGATTATTGATTAGTGGCTTTTCAGGCTGTGGCAAGACTACCCTGCTCAGCCTGATTGCTGGAGCCTTAAAGCTTCAAGCGGGTGATATTAAGTTTGATGGCATTAACTACTCTACAATGTCCTCTCTGCTTTTAGATCAATTTAGGGCTGATCACATTGGCTATATTTTTCAAACGCTAAACCTAATTCCATTTTTAAGTGTTTCAGAAAATATCGCTTTGGGTGTTAGATTCTCTCAATCTAGAAAATCTAAGGTTAGCAACTTAAACCAAGAAGTTGTAAGACTAGTTAGCTCCTTGGGGCTTGAAAGAGAAGCATTAAAAATACCAGTAAGTCGCTTAAGTGTTGGACAGCAGCAACGAGTTGCGGCTGCTAGAGCTTTAATTGGCAAGCCAGATTTAATTCTTGCTGACGAGCCAACATCTGCCCTTGACTCTGACACAACTAAAAAATTTTTAAACGAAGTCATGGAGACTTTCGATTCAAATAAACAAGCAATTATTATGGTAAGTCATGACGCCTCAATTGCACCTTACTTTGACACTGTCATAGATTTTAATAAACACTATGCTTAG
- a CDS encoding ZrgA family zinc uptake protein, with protein MFKLSFLSLLLVSSFASAEEARRANAHVHGLNNLSMVISQNQVAITYEMPIVQLFDEHDEHDEHDEHDEHDEHDEHDEHDEPTLSDESLAEFQNYSQLFALPESANCDLVSFESGLHNVSTEGDHKDVELAYEFSCNEPSQLKSITINAFNRFSELETLNFEAVINNKAITKSLKSDVNKVIF; from the coding sequence ATGTTTAAACTTAGCTTTCTATCTTTACTGTTAGTTTCTTCCTTCGCAAGTGCTGAAGAGGCAAGACGTGCTAACGCGCATGTCCACGGACTAAACAACTTATCAATGGTTATCAGTCAAAACCAAGTTGCTATTACCTATGAAATGCCAATAGTCCAATTATTTGATGAACATGATGAACATGATGAACATGACGAGCATGATGAACATGACGAGCATGATGAACATGATGAACATGACGAGCCAACCTTATCAGATGAATCATTAGCTGAATTTCAAAATTATTCGCAATTATTTGCACTTCCTGAAAGCGCTAATTGTGACTTAGTTTCTTTTGAGTCTGGACTTCATAACGTTTCAACAGAAGGAGACCACAAAGATGTTGAATTAGCCTATGAATTTTCTTGCAATGAGCCAAGCCAATTAAAAAGCATTACAATTAATGCATTTAATCGCTTTAGCGAACTAGAAACTTTAAACTTCGAGGCAGTAATAAATAATAAAGCTATAACAAAAAGCCTAAAATCAGATGTCAATAAAGTAATATTTTAA
- a CDS encoding acyl-CoA dehydrogenase family protein, with amino-acid sequence MSNYTAPVEDMGFVLKEVVEIEKLCNETGLDSSTVEIIDTVLDAAGKLAKEEIEPINKSGDSEGLKIDDSGKVTTAAGFKEAYRHFVEGGWGSLQFSPEYGGQGVPFVVAASVQEMWHSANMSWGLCPLLTQGAVEAITLNATEDLKQRYLPKLISGEWSGTMNLTEGDAGTDVGSLKTRATQNGEHYLIRGQKIYITWGEHDMSENIIHLVLARLPNAPDGIKGISLFLVPKILVNDDGTLGKPNDLKALSIEHKIGIHACPTCVMSYGEIDGAVGYLVGEENKGIQCMFTMMNNARLTVGLQGVSISERAYQQALSFCNERVQGVAPGFKDIGPIIRHPDVQRMLANMKSITQGSRVLTYAACAEVDYSLSKLPLENLEKHERRLGLLTPIVKGWCTETAQEVASLSLQCHGGMGYVEETGIAQILRDARILPIYEGTNGIQAMDLVGRKIISDGGLGARELISEMKECTKNPAIAELVSVSQLKRFSKSIDDLDSTITIILNHSDNKELVGKIAFDTLMMAGTITASWQMLLSLDRASNAVNNHKSSAEFLKEKADTVKHFIDFILPRYLSSFTTISASAE; translated from the coding sequence ATGTCAAACTATACTGCTCCCGTTGAAGATATGGGCTTTGTTTTAAAAGAGGTTGTTGAAATTGAAAAGCTTTGTAATGAAACTGGGCTTGATAGCTCAACAGTTGAAATAATTGATACTGTTTTAGATGCTGCTGGTAAGCTTGCCAAAGAAGAAATAGAGCCCATCAATAAGTCTGGTGACTCAGAAGGCCTAAAGATAGATGACTCAGGAAAAGTCACAACTGCAGCGGGCTTTAAGGAGGCCTACCGACACTTTGTTGAAGGAGGCTGGGGATCACTGCAATTCTCCCCTGAATATGGGGGCCAAGGCGTCCCGTTTGTTGTTGCTGCAAGTGTTCAAGAAATGTGGCATTCTGCTAATATGTCATGGGGCCTATGTCCTCTTCTTACACAAGGAGCAGTTGAGGCTATCACACTCAATGCGACTGAAGATCTCAAACAACGCTACCTTCCAAAACTAATCTCTGGAGAATGGAGCGGCACAATGAACCTTACGGAGGGTGATGCTGGAACTGATGTTGGCTCACTTAAAACGCGTGCAACTCAGAATGGAGAGCACTATTTAATCCGTGGTCAAAAAATTTATATCACCTGGGGTGAGCATGATATGTCTGAAAATATCATTCATTTGGTCTTAGCCCGACTACCAAATGCTCCCGATGGAATTAAAGGCATTTCACTATTTTTAGTGCCAAAAATATTGGTTAATGATGATGGCACTCTTGGAAAGCCAAACGACTTAAAGGCATTGTCAATTGAACATAAAATTGGCATTCATGCATGCCCTACATGTGTCATGAGCTATGGCGAAATAGATGGGGCAGTTGGCTACCTGGTGGGTGAAGAGAATAAAGGAATACAGTGCATGTTCACAATGATGAACAACGCAAGACTTACTGTAGGCCTTCAAGGAGTTTCAATTTCAGAACGCGCATACCAGCAAGCACTTAGTTTTTGCAATGAGCGTGTTCAAGGCGTTGCCCCTGGCTTCAAAGATATTGGCCCTATTATTAGGCATCCAGATGTTCAAAGAATGTTAGCAAATATGAAGTCAATCACACAGGGCTCTCGTGTATTAACATATGCAGCTTGTGCCGAGGTAGACTACTCTTTAAGCAAGCTTCCACTCGAGAACCTAGAAAAACACGAAAGGAGGCTTGGACTGTTGACCCCAATAGTTAAGGGCTGGTGCACAGAGACTGCTCAGGAGGTTGCCTCTTTAAGTCTCCAGTGCCATGGAGGAATGGGCTATGTTGAGGAAACGGGTATTGCTCAAATCCTAAGAGATGCGCGAATTTTGCCAATTTATGAGGGGACAAATGGCATTCAAGCGATGGATCTTGTGGGCAGAAAGATTATTAGTGATGGTGGATTGGGCGCCCGAGAGCTAATTTCAGAGATGAAAGAATGTACTAAAAATCCAGCAATTGCGGAGTTAGTTTCTGTCTCTCAGTTAAAACGCTTTTCAAAATCTATTGATGACCTAGACAGCACTATTACAATTATTCTAAATCACTCAGACAATAAAGAGCTAGTTGGAAAAATTGCCTTTGATACGCTCATGATGGCTGGCACAATTACAGCGTCTTGGCAGATGCTATTAAGTCTTGATAGAGCATCAAATGCCGTGAATAATCATAAATCTTCAGCTGAGTTTTTAAAAGAGAAGGCTGACACTGTAAAGCATTTTATTGACTTTATCTTGCCTCGATATCTCTCGAGCTTTACAACGATATCCGCGAGCGCCGAGTAA
- a CDS encoding long-chain-fatty-acid--CoA ligase, with translation MNKNPANFVPLTPISFLHRTADIYGEHQSVLYENRSYTWRESRERCVRIASSLNGHGVMPGDTVSVLAFNTPEMFESHFSIPMAGAILNTINIRLDAPTIAYIFDDSNAKMLFVDRELYSVASEALAIASVSPKIVVINDSFASSQPDVSSEAIDYESLVKNGDPLYSWTMPSDEWSPLSLSYTSGTTGKPKGVVYHHRGSYLMSMGTVVGWNLPNHPVYLYSVPLFHCNGWGHAWTMAALAGTIVCLRSFDPEKVFSLLDEHRVTHFGGAPIMLNMLANASKEIKKSFKREIKVMTAGAPPPAKVLESMMSLGFNVMHVYGLTETYGHILQAAPQASWLNESPAELAKLSSRQGVRFPMTEDVSVIDQETGERVPHNGEAIGEIVIRCNTCMMGYWNNLKATEEAFANGWFHSGDLAVIHNDGYIQIKDRSKDIIISGGENISSVEVENVLYQHPSVGEAAVVAMSDEKWGEVPCAFVELKPNEEASEDELIAFCKDNMAKFKRPKKVVFGSLPKTATGKIQKHELRAAIKKLGEE, from the coding sequence ATGAATAAAAATCCTGCTAATTTTGTACCCCTTACTCCTATCTCTTTTTTACATAGAACTGCAGATATCTACGGAGAGCATCAGTCTGTTCTCTATGAAAATAGGTCTTATACCTGGAGAGAATCTAGAGAGAGGTGTGTTCGAATTGCCTCCAGTCTAAATGGTCATGGTGTCATGCCAGGAGACACCGTTTCAGTGCTCGCATTCAATACACCAGAAATGTTTGAGTCACATTTTTCAATTCCTATGGCGGGTGCAATTCTAAACACGATAAATATCAGGCTTGACGCTCCAACTATCGCTTATATTTTTGATGATAGCAATGCAAAAATGCTCTTTGTTGATAGAGAGCTTTATAGTGTTGCCTCAGAGGCACTAGCTATAGCCTCAGTTAGTCCAAAGATAGTTGTAATAAATGATTCTTTTGCCAGCTCACAGCCGGACGTCTCCAGTGAAGCAATAGACTATGAATCTCTTGTTAAAAATGGAGACCCTCTTTATAGCTGGACAATGCCCAGCGATGAGTGGAGCCCGCTCTCACTTAGCTACACCTCTGGAACAACAGGTAAGCCCAAGGGCGTGGTTTATCATCACCGTGGTTCGTATTTAATGAGCATGGGCACTGTTGTTGGCTGGAACCTTCCTAATCATCCTGTTTACTTATATTCTGTTCCATTATTTCATTGCAATGGTTGGGGACATGCCTGGACAATGGCCGCTCTTGCTGGGACCATAGTTTGCCTCAGGTCTTTTGATCCTGAAAAAGTATTTAGTTTGCTTGATGAGCACCGAGTCACTCATTTTGGCGGGGCTCCAATAATGCTTAATATGCTTGCCAACGCCTCTAAAGAGATAAAAAAATCATTTAAAAGAGAAATCAAGGTAATGACTGCTGGCGCCCCGCCTCCCGCGAAAGTTTTAGAAAGCATGATGTCGTTAGGATTTAACGTTATGCATGTCTATGGGCTGACAGAAACATATGGACATATTCTTCAAGCAGCTCCTCAGGCATCATGGCTCAATGAAAGTCCAGCAGAGCTTGCCAAACTAAGCTCCAGGCAGGGTGTTAGGTTTCCGATGACTGAAGATGTTAGTGTAATCGATCAAGAGACTGGTGAGCGCGTTCCTCACAACGGTGAAGCTATTGGTGAAATTGTGATTCGCTGCAATACTTGCATGATGGGCTACTGGAATAATCTTAAAGCCACAGAGGAGGCGTTTGCTAACGGCTGGTTTCATAGTGGTGACTTGGCAGTAATTCATAATGATGGCTATATCCAAATCAAGGATAGGTCAAAAGATATTATCATTTCGGGTGGCGAAAATATTTCCTCAGTAGAGGTCGAAAATGTTCTTTACCAGCACCCCTCAGTTGGAGAGGCTGCAGTTGTTGCAATGTCAGATGAAAAATGGGGAGAAGTGCCCTGTGCTTTTGTCGAGCTTAAGCCCAATGAAGAGGCATCTGAAGACGAGTTAATTGCTTTTTGCAAAGATAACATGGCTAAATTTAAAAGGCCAAAAAAAGTTGTTTTTGGCTCGCTTCCAAAAACTGCAACGGGCAAAATTCAGAAGCACGAATTAAGGGCGGCTATTAAAAAACTAGGAGAAGAGTGA
- a CDS encoding 3-hydroxyacyl-CoA dehydrogenase/enoyl-CoA hydratase family protein: MNKIKKVGVIGAGTMGAGIAGQVANAGIEVWLLDLPSDSDNVNSLAERGLQRLKDPDMPGIMSKEAEQLINLGNTRDHFDELKNCDWIAEAVVERLDIKQALYRQLNESCKDSTIITSNTSTIPISLLTEGMPKSFCERFAITHFFNPVRFMRLLELVRGEQTRQDVMDTLDVFCETMLGKGVVPCLDTPGFLANRVGVFAIQCALHKAFKYNLSPIEADAFFGRPLGLPKTGVFGLYDLIGIDLMADVAKSLENILPENDAFHKFASPIEFVSNMIANGQTGNKNEQGFYKQAGDEKKVIDFLSGDYVDHERLKTPLLEKAEKVGVTAIISDESKYGLFIWEVLSETLCYAASLVPEVTEDLAQIDDAMKLGYNWVKGPFELIDEIGIDYLVNRLKKSGKDVPDFLLSSLNNKFYNTTNSVLSVLSPSGKLSPIVRPKGVLRFSEARQTLVPINVNESASWFEYEGAAIVEFHSKANALDSQSLDMISEAVTYSEKKGLRGVIVHNDFQHFSCGVSLWSVRECFEKNDFDGLDAFLTYFQNTMLQMRDSKLPVIAAPVGMSIGGGFEVVLHADHVVSHANSVMGLVESFVGVVPAGGGCKEMLYRWTEKLNDTQKGAWKSFMNIGLGRKANSPQEADALAMRRADDVFQMNRDRILNIALSKLDDTKKASQRSPLALSGAEHFKEMLEWLEVNNKKGMLTPHDVTVGTEIGRIMSGGDCPAGTVFSEQEILDAERSSFITLAQTQETQARIVSMLDNGVTLRN, from the coding sequence ATGAATAAAATTAAAAAAGTTGGCGTCATTGGCGCCGGAACAATGGGGGCTGGTATTGCTGGCCAAGTAGCAAACGCTGGCATAGAGGTGTGGCTTCTTGATCTTCCTTCTGATAGCGATAATGTTAACAGCTTGGCGGAGAGAGGCCTTCAAAGGCTCAAAGACCCAGATATGCCAGGGATTATGAGCAAAGAGGCCGAACAGCTTATTAATCTTGGAAACACCAGAGATCATTTTGATGAACTCAAAAATTGTGACTGGATTGCTGAAGCTGTTGTAGAAAGGCTTGATATAAAACAAGCGCTCTATCGGCAGCTTAATGAAAGCTGTAAAGACTCTACTATAATCACTTCTAATACCTCTACTATTCCGATTAGTCTTCTGACTGAAGGCATGCCAAAAAGCTTTTGTGAGCGTTTTGCAATTACTCATTTTTTTAATCCAGTTCGCTTCATGAGACTTCTAGAACTAGTTCGAGGTGAGCAAACTAGACAAGACGTTATGGACACACTTGATGTATTTTGTGAAACGATGCTTGGAAAGGGGGTTGTCCCTTGTCTCGATACGCCTGGCTTTCTTGCAAATCGAGTTGGTGTTTTTGCAATTCAGTGCGCCCTTCATAAGGCATTTAAATATAATCTCTCCCCAATAGAAGCGGATGCTTTTTTTGGAAGGCCCCTTGGTTTACCCAAAACTGGAGTATTTGGACTTTATGACTTGATTGGCATCGACCTTATGGCTGATGTTGCAAAAAGCCTGGAAAATATCTTGCCCGAAAACGATGCTTTTCATAAATTCGCATCGCCAATAGAGTTCGTCTCTAACATGATTGCTAATGGCCAAACTGGGAATAAAAATGAACAGGGTTTTTATAAGCAGGCTGGAGATGAAAAAAAGGTTATCGACTTTTTAAGTGGAGACTATGTTGATCATGAGAGACTGAAAACACCTTTGTTGGAAAAGGCGGAAAAAGTTGGTGTAACTGCAATTATCAGCGATGAAAGTAAATACGGCCTCTTCATTTGGGAGGTTCTCTCTGAGACTTTATGCTATGCAGCCTCATTAGTGCCAGAAGTTACTGAAGATCTTGCCCAAATTGATGATGCTATGAAGCTTGGCTATAACTGGGTTAAAGGGCCATTTGAACTTATTGATGAGATAGGTATCGATTACTTGGTCAACAGGCTTAAAAAAAGCGGCAAAGATGTACCTGACTTCCTTTTAAGTAGCTTAAACAATAAGTTTTATAATACTACCAATTCAGTCTTAAGTGTTCTATCTCCATCTGGAAAGCTTAGCCCAATTGTTAGGCCAAAAGGTGTTCTTAGGTTCTCTGAAGCAAGACAAACACTAGTGCCCATCAATGTTAATGAGTCTGCTAGTTGGTTTGAATATGAGGGTGCGGCCATAGTCGAGTTTCATTCAAAAGCAAATGCACTTGACAGTCAAAGCTTAGATATGATTTCTGAAGCAGTTACTTACTCAGAGAAAAAAGGACTTAGAGGTGTAATAGTACACAATGACTTTCAGCATTTTTCTTGTGGTGTTAGCCTTTGGAGTGTTAGAGAATGCTTTGAAAAAAATGATTTCGATGGGCTTGATGCCTTTCTTACCTATTTTCAAAATACAATGCTTCAAATGAGAGACTCGAAACTTCCTGTTATTGCTGCGCCAGTGGGTATGTCTATCGGAGGTGGATTTGAAGTTGTGTTGCATGCTGACCATGTAGTAAGCCACGCCAACTCTGTGATGGGCCTAGTTGAGTCTTTTGTTGGAGTTGTGCCAGCAGGAGGTGGGTGTAAAGAAATGCTTTATCGATGGACTGAAAAATTAAACGATACGCAAAAAGGGGCTTGGAAATCATTTATGAATATAGGCCTGGGTAGAAAAGCTAACTCGCCTCAAGAGGCTGATGCATTAGCTATGCGAAGGGCTGATGATGTATTTCAGATGAATCGTGATCGAATTTTAAATATTGCCCTTTCAAAACTTGACGACACAAAAAAAGCTAGCCAAAGGAGCCCACTTGCCTTATCAGGCGCTGAGCACTTCAAAGAAATGCTAGAATGGCTTGAGGTTAACAACAAAAAAGGAATGCTTACACCGCATGATGTCACTGTTGGAACCGAGATTGGCCGAATAATGTCTGGAGGTGACTGCCCAGCAGGCACTGTTTTTTCTGAACAGGAAATTTTAGATGCTGAGCGCTCTTCTTTTATCACTCTTGCGCAAACTCAAGAAACTCAAGCAAGAATTGTGTCCATGCTAGATAATGGCGTTACTCTAAGAAATTAA